The segment TTAAAATTGGTGATAATCATTCAAGGTTGCTATTTTTAAGAGGTACACAAAGTTGTGCATGTCTATAAATGCAAAAAAAATACTCTCATAAAATGGATTGAAAAGAGATAGATTTTGGAGGTAAAAATGGCAAAGTTTCTAGATCAAGAGGATTTGCAACTAATCGAACAATTTAAGGCAGAGAATTTGCAAAAGAAAAACAGGATTATTGAAGAGTATCGTTATTACGATATTCCCGATGGTTACAAGAGTGAAGCAGCTAAAGATGCCCCAACTTATGAGCATTACTTAATGAATAAAATAGTATTCTCGCCGGAAGATGAGAAAGCTGTTGATAAATTAGGCGAGAGCGCAGGAACTCTTGAAAGGGTTCGGCATCTGACTAGTCAAGTAATGACCTCTGAGGAATGGTACCGTTCGGTATATGGAATAGGTTTCTTTGAAAAATTCAATGTGAATGAATTGAGGTGGTATCTTTATGATGCAGTGATTTTGATGAGTAGATGGGAATCAACTCTGCATTGGGAAAATGAGGTGCTTATTGCCTGGTCTAACAGGGAAAAAAAGGGGAATTGGATTTGGTGGCTTCTTGGTTTGACCCTCTTCTTCGCTATTGGAGAATTGCTCTTCGGTAATGATAGGGCTGGCTATTTTCAAAGGAGTTTGACATTCTTTTTCTTATCAGCCATTATCGGTATTTTTGCAAAGAGAAAACATCAGAAAAAGCAAGAAGATATTGCAGTGATTAAACAAAGGCTTGAGGAAGTAAAAGAGTGTAAAAGTTGGCACTATCATAAAGCTCAGGAGCATCCACTGATTATGCAACAGGGGCAACATAGTTCATCATTCTTTTTTGAAACAATGCTTGGTTATGTCAATGAGGGGCGTGTCAATACCTTACAGGAAGCTTTAAATCTGTATCATCAAGAAAGTCAATATGACCAACTGTTGCGCCAACAAGCTGCCACACTACAGCGAGCGGAGCAAATTCAACAGATGACAACATTTAATACAATTTACAATGTATTAAAAAATAGAAATTGAGGTAGGCAAATATGGTATTTCGTAAAACAGCAAATGAGTATGTTAAGAAAAATATAGGTGAACTTCAACCCTATAAGGAAGGGACTTATATTGATTCCAACAATAACGTCTATTATCACGATGGCTTAGAGTATGTAAAAATTGGATATGATAATCCTAATTTAGATACATGGGTCAGTCTTGTTCCGCAAATAGGAGTGGGAGTTATCTTGGCGAATTTGTTTGCGCCAAAAGGTCGTAAGGAAGATAGTTTTGATATTTGGATATGGCTAATTGGTGTCCTTCTTGCCTTTGTTTTTCTATGGTGGTATCGTTTACTTGCTTTTGTTGGATACAAGTTGCTGACACTATTTATTCGACCAATTTTAGAATTTACAGAGAGAGCAAAATGGCTTCGTTTATTCTTACCATTCCTTTGGTTTGTTGAGGATTCTGACAAAGATTTAGTAGATGTTGCTGCAGGGTCAACCATGTTACTTCCCTATATTGTTTTGAGTATTCCTGTACTAGCTCTGGCAAATTATGATGTCCCAGAATTGAAACCAGTTGGAATTGTTTTGATTTTGTGTACGCTCCTATCGGCATTTTATATGTTCTTAAACGTTCGCATCAATAGAGATAATTTTGTAGATAAATTTTAATTTTCTTGTGGCTAACCTCAAAGGATGTTTCCCCATATTCTGAGAGAATGTTTGACATTCTCTCTGGGATTTTATACAATAATGTTAATTAAATAAACACTGCCACCGGGTAGTCATGCAACAGCATTTTATGAACGTCGTTAGGTCTTAGAAGATGTTCATAGGGTGCTGATTTTTCTATAAAAGGAGTTGGAATATGTCACAATTTATTATTGATTCATCTTTTTGGAGTCTATTTCCAGATGCAAAAATTGGAGTTCTATTATTGAAAGATTATAAAACGCCGGCGCAATCGCCTGATGAATTAGTGAAATTACTGGAAGAAAGCAACGGAATTGCCCAGAAATTTCTTACGGAAGAAACCTTTAGTGAGAATGAGGTCATTCGTACATATCGTCAAGCCTATCAAAAATTTAAAACAAAAAAAGGCGCGCGTTCTAGTATCGAAGCCCTTTTGAAACGTTCAACTAGTGACCGTCCAGTTTCAACTATCTCTCCGCTAGTGGATATCTATAATGCGGCAAGTTTGCGTTTCGGTCTTCCATGTGGTTCTGAAGATTTAGATACATTTGTAGGCAATCTCCAACTAACGGTCACTGAGGGCGGGGATGAATTCTATCTCATTGGTGATGAAAACAATAATCCAACTTTACCAGGTGAAGTTTGCTATAAGGATGATAAAGGCGCCGTTTGTCGCTGTTTCAATTGGCGCGATGGTGAGCGAACCATGATTACGGATGAGACAAAGAATGCTTTCTTGGTCATGGAGTTGGTCAATTCTGATAGAGTAGAAGATTTGGAAAATGCCCTAGATTTTATCAGTCAACACGCAGAAAAATTCTTGGGAGTAGTACCAGAAAAATATCTACTAGATTGCGATAAGCCTGCAATAGCCTTGTAGGATTTGTCAGCGGGATTGTGTTCGGATAAATAGTGGTCTTTCTAGACAAATGCTGATTTTTCTGCTACAATACTAAGCATGAAAGAAGGTTGTTTCAAAAGCCTGTCTAGCGAGCTTGGGAGAGTGAAAGCCAAGCCAGTCTTGAAATAATTGGCACTTTCCTAGTCGTGACCATATCTGACTCAATCAAAATCATACAAATGAAGTAATAAATTAGGGTGGAACCGCGTTCTCAACGCCCCTATGTCTGTGGACAGGGGAAGAGAATGTGGTTCTTTTTCTGTTTTACCAGAGATGAAAGAGAGAATATGAAGAATTTTTATCTAGTAGATAGCCAAGAACAGCTGTTTAACTATCAGCAATTTGTCTCAAAATACGAGGCAAAATGGCATGACTATATCCATTTTCTAAGGAAGGAATATCAAGTTCGTGATTTGCCCCAAGCCCTTATCTGGGCAAATGAAGAAGCCGCAAGAAAATTACTTGGCCAAAGTCCCGTACCAGCCTACACTAATGATATCCGCATGGTCATGACACCAGACTTAGCAGTTTGGAAAAAGATTTACCAGCATCAACTAGATAGCTACGAGAACAGCCCAGACTTGCAGACATTGAGTGCTCACTACAAAGGTTTGTCGGAAAATCATCTGTTGCAAATTATCGGTCATGAGCTGGCGCATTGGTCAGACCTTTTTCTGGATGACTTTGCGGACTATGATGCAAACATCTGGTTTGAAGAGGGCATGGTCGAGTACATCAGCAGACAGTATTTTTTGACGGAAGAAGAGTTTGCTCAAGAGCGGTTCTGTAATCAGCTCTTGGTTGACCTCTTTCAAGAAAAACACGGCTGGCATTCCTTGGATGCTTTTGGAAAATCCACTTACGAAGGAGATTACGCGAGTATTTTTTACGAGTACTGGCGAAGTTTTCTCACCATTGACCAGTTAGTAGAGAAAGTAGGTTCGGTCCAAGCACTTTTTGAAACCTATCATAAATGGGCGCAGTCAGACCAAAGCATTTCGCTACTCAACTGGTTTGTGCAGGAAGAATTATTAGAAAAAGAAATTTAAAAAGAAACAGGAGTAACTTATGTCAAAAAAACTTACTTTCCAGGAAATTATCTTGACCTTACAACAATTTTGGAATGAGCAGGGCTGCTTGCTCATGCAGGCTTATGATACGGAAAAGGGTGCGGGTACTATGAGTCCCTACACTTTCTTACGTGCCATCGGGCCTGAGCCTTGGAATGCGGCTTATGTAGAGCCTTCACGTCGTCCTGCGGACGGTCGCTATGGGGAAAATCCAAACCGTCTCTACCAACACCACCAATTCCAAGTGGTGATGAAACCATCTCCATCTAATATCCAAGAACTCTACTTGGAGTCTTTGGAGCGTTTGGGCATCAATCCTTTGGAACATGAT is part of the Streptococcus suis genome and harbors:
- a CDS encoding elongation factor Tu codes for the protein MKNFYLVDSQEQLFNYQQFVSKYEAKWHDYIHFLRKEYQVRDLPQALIWANEEAARKLLGQSPVPAYTNDIRMVMTPDLAVWKKIYQHQLDSYENSPDLQTLSAHYKGLSENHLLQIIGHELAHWSDLFLDDFADYDANIWFEEGMVEYISRQYFLTEEEFAQERFCNQLLVDLFQEKHGWHSLDAFGKSTYEGDYASIFYEYWRSFLTIDQLVEKVGSVQALFETYHKWAQSDQSISLLNWFVQEELLEKEI
- a CDS encoding B3/4 domain-containing protein, whose amino-acid sequence is MSQFIIDSSFWSLFPDAKIGVLLLKDYKTPAQSPDELVKLLEESNGIAQKFLTEETFSENEVIRTYRQAYQKFKTKKGARSSIEALLKRSTSDRPVSTISPLVDIYNAASLRFGLPCGSEDLDTFVGNLQLTVTEGGDEFYLIGDENNNPTLPGEVCYKDDKGAVCRCFNWRDGERTMITDETKNAFLVMELVNSDRVEDLENALDFISQHAEKFLGVVPEKYLLDCDKPAIAL